From Scomber scombrus chromosome 6, fScoSco1.1, whole genome shotgun sequence, the proteins below share one genomic window:
- the rpl27a gene encoding 60S ribosomal protein L27a — MASVRQVRHIQEIEALGQHHRGKKSRTKPRVFQIPFLFQLASKMPTKKTKTRKLRGHVSHGHGRIGKHRKHPGGRGNAGGMHHHRINFDKYHPGYFGKVGMRHYHLKRNTTHCPTINLDKLWTLVSEQTRLNYGKKPEGPAPIIDAVRAGYYKVLGKGKLPKQPVIVKAKFFSRRAEEKIKAVGGACVLMA, encoded by the exons ATGGCATCTGTGAGGCAAGTGCGCCATATCCAGGAGATAGAGGCTcttggg CAACATCACCGAGGCAAGAAATCTCGCACAAAACCGCGAGTCTTCCAAATCCCGTTCCTCTTTCAACTAGCCTCCAAGATG CCAACCAAGAAGACGAAGACCAGGAAGCTTCGTGGACATGTCAGCCACGGACATGGTCGCATTG GCAAACACAGAAAGCATCCTGGAGGTCGTGGTAATGCTGGTGGTATGCATCACCACAGGATCAACTTCGACAAATA CCATCCTGGGTACTTCGGTAAGGTGGGTATGAGACATTACCATCTGAAGAGAAACACCACCCACTGCCCCACCATCAACCTGGACAAGCTGTGGACTCTGGTGAGCGAGCAGACCAGGCTCAACTACGGCAAGAAGCCCGAAGGACCCGCACCCATCATTGATGCCGTGCGCGCT GGCTACTACAAAGTTCTGGGAAAAGGCAAACTGCCCAAGCAGCCCGTGATCGTCAAGGCCAAGTTCTTCAGCCGACGGGCCGAGGAGAAGATCAAGGCAGTGGGAGGAGCCTGCGTGCTGATGGCATAA
- the LOC133981597 gene encoding ras-related and estrogen-regulated growth inhibitor-like protein: MNDIKLALLGSQGAGKSAVLVRFLTRRFIGEYASNANSLYHKRLSIDGRQLNLEVFDPCSQSSEARCILEEPVDWADGFVVVYNISDRTSFLNAKNILQQIREARMDNCKGSEASQELGVPVCLVGNKQDLCHARQVREDEGRCLAQENRCQFQEVSASESYQDIAGLFNLLIRQVMDHLKYRADRRRYSGSKSMAKLINNVFGKRRKSV; encoded by the exons ATGAACGACATCAAACTGGCCCTGCTGGGAAGCCAGGGGGCTGGGAAATCAG CTGTCCTTGTGCGGTTCCTGACCAGACGCTTCATCGGCGAATATGCCTCAAATGCCA ACTCCCTGTATCATAAAAGGCTGTCGATCGATGGCAGGCAGCTGAATCTGGAAGTTTTTGACCCCTGCTCTCAG AGCTCAGAGGCCAGGTGTATACTGGAGGAGCCGGTGGACTGGGCAGACGGCTTTGTGGTGGTGTACAACATCAGCGACCGCACTTCCTTCCTCAATGCCAAGAACATCCTGCAGCAGATTCGAGAGGCACGCATGGATAACTGCAAAGGATCAGAAGCATCACA GGAGTTGGGGGTTCCTGTCTGTCTGGTGGGTAACAAACAGGACCTGTGTCACGCCAGGCAGGTGCGAGAGGATGAGGGCCGCTGCCTCGCACAGGAGAACCGATGTCAATTCCAGGAGGTCTCGGCATCTGAGAGCTACCAGGACATCGCCGGCCTCTTCAACCTGCTCATCCGGCAGGTGATGGACCACCTGAAATACCGTGCTGACCGACGCCGCTACAGCGGGTCTAAATCTATGGCCAAGCTCATCAACAATGTGTTCGGCAAGAGGAGAAAGTCAGTGTGA